Below is a window of Longimicrobiaceae bacterium DNA.
TATCTTGGGAACCGAAGCCACGCGTCGCTCCTTCCGGTCCGCTCCCATGCCCGTCCTCACCGAATCGTCCCGTCACAAGCCTGCGCGCGCCGCCCGGCCCACGCACGGGCGCAGGCGCCGCGGGCTGCTGTACCTGCACGAGACGCGGGCGCTGGCGCGGCTCGCGGGGCCCATCGTCGTGAGCCAGCTGGGCGCCGTGGCCATGACCATCACCGACACCATCATGGTGGGGCCGCTGGGCGCCCCGTCGCTGGCCGCCGCGGGCCTGGGCAGCTCGCTCCAGATGGTGGTCGCCATCGTCTGCATGGGCGTGGTGATGGGCATGACGCCGCTGGTGAGCCGCGCGTGGGGCGCAGGCGAGCCCCGCGAGTGCCGGCGCGTGCTGGTGCAGGGGCTCTGGATCGCCGCCGCGCTCTCGGTGCCGCTCGTCGCGTTCTGCTGGGAGGGCGAGCGGGTGGCCCTGGCGCTGGGCCAGCAGCCGGAGGTGGCGCGGCTGGCAGGCGGGTTCATGCGCGCGCTGGCGGTGGGCCTGGGGCCGTTCATGCTGTTCATGGCGCTGCGGCAGTACCTGGACGGCATCGGCCGCACCAAGCCCGCGATGGTGGTGACGTTCCTGGGGATCGCGGTGAACGTGGCGGGCAACTTCGCGCTCATCTACGGCGTGCCGGGCTGGGTGCGGCCGCTGGGCGTGGTGGGCTCCGGCTGGTCCACCACCATCGTGCGCTGGGCGATGCTGGCGGTGCTCGCCGGCTACGTGGCGCTGAGGCCGGAGCT
It encodes the following:
- a CDS encoding MATE family efflux transporter, giving the protein MPVLTESSRHKPARAARPTHGRRRRGLLYLHETRALARLAGPIVVSQLGAVAMTITDTIMVGPLGAPSLAAAGLGSSLQMVVAIVCMGVVMGMTPLVSRAWGAGEPRECRRVLVQGLWIAAALSVPLVAFCWEGERVALALGQQPEVARLAGGFMRALAVGLGPFMLFMALRQYLDGIGRTKPAMVVTFLGIAVNVAGNFALIYGVPGWVRPLGVVGSGWSTTIVRWAMLAVLAGYVALRPELTPRDVSWRPVRATAHRIAAIGLPIGAQNGAEIGIFACAAVMMGWIGPVAQAAHQVTLNIASATFMVALGTSIAGSIRVGQHVGAGSPRGVKRSAVTTYALVLGFMGLCALSFLAVPRWLIGLYTHDPAIVTVGTSLLFMAALFQLFDGAQVAGLSILRGMADTRVPMLITIVGYWLVGFPVAYYLGFARGAGPSGVWAGLVISLAVVAAMLAVRVRRVVWA